The proteins below are encoded in one region of Chrysemys picta bellii isolate R12L10 chromosome 4, ASM1138683v2, whole genome shotgun sequence:
- the LOC101948106 gene encoding immunoglobulin-like and fibronectin type III domain-containing protein 1 codes for MAAAGPAQQLQVAFEDVALYFTREEWELLSQPEKQLYRDQMLRNYWALVSLGYSGSTPDLIQRLELGEAELWIRDAEDSRENSGPDSPSSVSFKKTTKPFPTEPQEDLKKELQDFRKMLRKRTPLPTQKKEVDMEQVWQLLLNADRKDYEKICLKRGIVDFRGMPRKLQQMKKDREDKQQQYIYSVTNLKHIKVNKEGNATFHLEMDLKNPESRIYLYKVRWEMEWLDQAMLRLQWSLRSDS; via the exons CAGCTCCAGGTGGCGTTCGAGGACGTCGCTCTGTATTTCACCCGGGAGGAGTGGGAGCTCTTATCCCAGCCAGAGAAACAGCTGTACCGGGACCAGATGCTGAGGAATTACTGGGCCCTCGTTTCCCTGG GCTATTCAGGTTCCACACCGGACTTAATCCAACGGCTCGAGTTAGGGGAGGCAGAGCTCTGGATCAGGGATGCCGAGGACTCCAGGGAAAACTCAGGACCTGACAGCCCCTCCTCAG TTAGTTTcaagaaaacaacaaaaccatTCCCCACTGAGCCTCAGGAGG ACCTGAAGAAAGAGTTGCAGGACTTCAGGAAAATGTTAAGGAAGCG AACTCCACTACCCACACAGAAGAAGGAAGTTGACATGGAACAGGTCTGGCAGTTGCTGCTGAATGCCGATAGGAAGGATTATGAGAAAATCTGTTTAAAGCGTGGGATTGTTGACTTCCGTGGGATGCCGAGGAAGCTTCAGCAGATGAAGAAGGACAGAGAGGACAAGCAACAACAG TATATCTACAGTGTCACAAACCTCAAACACATCAAGGTCAATAAGGAGGGGAATGCTACATTCCATCTAGAGATGGACCTGAAAAatcctgagagcagaatttacctGTACAAGGTAAGGTGGGAGATGGAGTGGCTAGATCAAGCCATGCTGAGATTACAGTGGTCACTTAGATCTGACTCATAA